In Caldisphaera lagunensis DSM 15908, a single genomic region encodes these proteins:
- a CDS encoding purine-cytosine permease family protein: protein MSIEWRGVERVEKESRHGKPISIFIIWLASNLTIADFALGSFLYGLPLPWIIFIVIFSNIIAGLIVGLLSSMGPKFGLPQMMISGTVYGKKINKVFSFAQWLSTLGWFSVNVIIGAQALVEIVKIPYYASLLINVVIMAIIGIYGIDMLHSFERAMSIILGALFLFLIIISLEKINGSIMLNYNKNVIFSPYLAAIVFAGVFSYMVSWAPYASDYTRYLPENTSMKKIILYATLGSAIAGIWTEVAGTVIYIASGNPSLNIMQATSQVIGKYLSVIALISIVLGGLSANALNLYSNSLSAQTLSYKFKRVYAALAGAIIGFLLAYIGSVIGFEMYYENFLLTLDYWIMPWAGILIASFFIRKRIRLDPIDNDYKPIISYIVALLISLPFMNLTSYGLSYEGIIAKMLGGADISYFVSFFVSMILYLILTIGNRKKSFIL, encoded by the coding sequence TTGTCAATAGAATGGAGGGGGGTTGAAAGAGTAGAAAAAGAATCAAGGCATGGTAAACCAATATCAATCTTTATAATATGGCTTGCATCTAATTTAACAATTGCAGATTTTGCCCTTGGAAGCTTTTTATATGGCCTCCCTTTGCCATGGATAATTTTTATAGTTATATTTTCTAATATAATTGCTGGTCTTATAGTTGGACTTTTGTCTTCAATGGGCCCTAAGTTTGGCTTGCCACAAATGATGATATCAGGAACAGTATATGGGAAAAAAATAAATAAGGTATTTTCTTTTGCACAATGGCTTTCAACTCTTGGTTGGTTCTCTGTTAATGTAATAATAGGTGCTCAAGCACTTGTTGAAATAGTAAAAATACCTTATTATGCTTCTCTGTTAATAAATGTTGTAATAATGGCTATTATAGGAATATATGGAATTGATATGTTACATAGTTTTGAAAGAGCCATGTCAATAATACTGGGTGCTTTATTTCTTTTTTTGATTATTATTTCTTTAGAAAAAATAAATGGAAGTATTATGTTAAATTATAATAAAAATGTAATATTTTCACCTTATTTGGCAGCAATAGTTTTTGCAGGAGTTTTTTCATACATGGTGTCATGGGCCCCCTATGCTAGTGATTATACCAGATATTTACCAGAAAATACGAGCATGAAAAAAATTATATTATATGCTACATTAGGAAGTGCAATAGCTGGAATTTGGACAGAAGTTGCGGGTACAGTAATTTATATAGCATCAGGAAATCCTAGCTTAAATATTATGCAAGCAACTTCGCAGGTTATAGGGAAATATTTATCAGTAATAGCATTGATATCTATTGTATTAGGTGGATTATCAGCAAATGCATTAAATCTTTATTCCAATTCTTTATCAGCCCAAACATTGAGTTATAAATTTAAAAGGGTTTATGCCGCATTGGCTGGTGCAATTATAGGATTTTTATTAGCATACATAGGAAGCGTGATAGGGTTTGAAATGTATTATGAGAACTTTCTATTAACGTTAGACTATTGGATTATGCCATGGGCTGGAATTTTAATAGCTTCATTTTTTATAAGAAAAAGGATTAGATTAGATCCAATAGATAATGATTATAAGCCAATAATATCTTATATAGTAGCATTGCTTATATCTTTGCCATTTATGAATTTAACGTCTTATGGCTTATCATATGAAGGAATTATTGCTAAAATGCTAGGCGGAGCTGATATAAGTTATTTTGTTTCTTTCTTTGTTTCTATGATTTTATATTTAATTTTAACAATAGGTAATAGGAAAAAAAGTTTCATTCTCTAA